A part of Entelurus aequoreus isolate RoL-2023_Sb linkage group LG10, RoL_Eaeq_v1.1, whole genome shotgun sequence genomic DNA contains:
- the ompa gene encoding olfactory marker protein a isoform X1 → MDQAEAPSSTMVLEFKEDTALTEKMRLRVSSLQKSGQKRQDGERLLLPHEAVYRLDFHNQKLIFSRWNVSLGGHGRVTITGISQHWTPDLTHLMTRQLLEPIGTFWRNTGDPDESRLKCLEADMQEFGERIAELAKVRKVMYFLFAFKDGAEAAKLRCSVAFRSENDC, encoded by the exons ATGGATCAGGCGGAAGCTCCATCCAGCACCATGGTGCTGGAGTTTAAGGAGGACACAGCGCTGACTGAG AAGATGCGTCTCCGTGTGTCATCTCTGCAGAAGTCCGGTCAGAAGCGTCAGGACGGTGAGCGCCTGCTTCTTCCCCATGAGGCCGTCTACCGGCTGGACTTCCACAACCAGAAGTTGATTTTCTCCCGCTGGAACGTGTCCCTTGGTGGCCACGGCCGAGTCACCATCACGGGCATCTCGCAGCACTGGACCCCCGACCTCACCCACCTCATGACCCGTCAGCTCCTGGAGCCCATTGGAACGTTTTGGCGCAACACCGGCGACCCCGATGAGTCGCGACTGAAGTGTCTGGAAGCCGACATGCAAGAGTTTGGCGAGAGGATCGCGGAGCTGGCTAAAGTCAGGAAGGTcatgtacttcctgtttgcgTTTAAGGACGGTGCAGAGGCAGCAAAGCTGCGCTGCTCGGTGGCGTTTAGGAGTGAAAATGACTGTTAG
- the ompa gene encoding olfactory marker protein a isoform X2, with translation MDQAEAPSSTMVLEFKEDTALTEMRLRVSSLQKSGQKRQDGERLLLPHEAVYRLDFHNQKLIFSRWNVSLGGHGRVTITGISQHWTPDLTHLMTRQLLEPIGTFWRNTGDPDESRLKCLEADMQEFGERIAELAKVRKVMYFLFAFKDGAEAAKLRCSVAFRSENDC, from the exons ATGGATCAGGCGGAAGCTCCATCCAGCACCATGGTGCTGGAGTTTAAGGAGGACACAGCGCTGACTGAG ATGCGTCTCCGTGTGTCATCTCTGCAGAAGTCCGGTCAGAAGCGTCAGGACGGTGAGCGCCTGCTTCTTCCCCATGAGGCCGTCTACCGGCTGGACTTCCACAACCAGAAGTTGATTTTCTCCCGCTGGAACGTGTCCCTTGGTGGCCACGGCCGAGTCACCATCACGGGCATCTCGCAGCACTGGACCCCCGACCTCACCCACCTCATGACCCGTCAGCTCCTGGAGCCCATTGGAACGTTTTGGCGCAACACCGGCGACCCCGATGAGTCGCGACTGAAGTGTCTGGAAGCCGACATGCAAGAGTTTGGCGAGAGGATCGCGGAGCTGGCTAAAGTCAGGAAGGTcatgtacttcctgtttgcgTTTAAGGACGGTGCAGAGGCAGCAAAGCTGCGCTGCTCGGTGGCGTTTAGGAGTGAAAATGACTGTTAG
- the ompa gene encoding olfactory marker protein a isoform X3 → MRLRVSSLQKSGQKRQDGERLLLPHEAVYRLDFHNQKLIFSRWNVSLGGHGRVTITGISQHWTPDLTHLMTRQLLEPIGTFWRNTGDPDESRLKCLEADMQEFGERIAELAKVRKVMYFLFAFKDGAEAAKLRCSVAFRSENDC, encoded by the coding sequence ATGCGTCTCCGTGTGTCATCTCTGCAGAAGTCCGGTCAGAAGCGTCAGGACGGTGAGCGCCTGCTTCTTCCCCATGAGGCCGTCTACCGGCTGGACTTCCACAACCAGAAGTTGATTTTCTCCCGCTGGAACGTGTCCCTTGGTGGCCACGGCCGAGTCACCATCACGGGCATCTCGCAGCACTGGACCCCCGACCTCACCCACCTCATGACCCGTCAGCTCCTGGAGCCCATTGGAACGTTTTGGCGCAACACCGGCGACCCCGATGAGTCGCGACTGAAGTGTCTGGAAGCCGACATGCAAGAGTTTGGCGAGAGGATCGCGGAGCTGGCTAAAGTCAGGAAGGTcatgtacttcctgtttgcgTTTAAGGACGGTGCAGAGGCAGCAAAGCTGCGCTGCTCGGTGGCGTTTAGGAGTGAAAATGACTGTTAG